The Daphnia magna isolate NIES linkage group LG3, ASM2063170v1.1, whole genome shotgun sequence genomic interval CACAACAGTGTTGCCATTCGATTGAATTGATTTTACTTAAACATCTGCTCTTGTTTAGGTGTTTACAATTGATCTCATACATAAATGTTGTTTtcgaaaagaaatgaatatttAAAGGAATCACGAAATGAGACAAATAGTTTTCCGACAATTTGGTTTGTTTACTGGAATGGCAATGTTGTGGCAGCTGTCAACTGTCTTCACGCGTGACAGTTGGAAAAACAAGTGTTGACGAACCCATTTctgggtattttttttttacggtgaTCGATGGAAAACTTGGTCACCGATACACCTGGTTTCGCAATCCCCGTAACTCGAATTAGTTTCGTTATACAACAGAACGTTTCAAACACTTTTCctgtttttacttttgtttttgttatagAATGAAGCACCCAAGTACAAGATTTCAGCTGAATGGAAACGGCGCGTGAGGTCTGAGTACATGCGAATTCGCCAGTCTCGTCGATATAAACGGGCTGACGAAATTCGTGCTGCTTGGGCAGATAATAGAAAAAATGTCAATGGTATGTTCTATTTTCCTTCACCTATATATTGAGATTAACCTTTCTAATCCTAATCTTCATTTCATGCACAGAGAGGGTAGCTGCCAACCAAAAGAAATGGGAAGTAAGCAAAGCATTTTGGTCGTGCAGTCAGGAATGGCCAGCTCACAGTCAGTGCATGAAGAAAGTTAAACCAGATCATGGTTTGGGAGTCAACACTGACCAGAAGCAAGTACCTGTGAAAATCATCAATGCAGTGGCACCTGTACCCACCATGTACTCTTGGGCTGGACTACAGCAAAATTTCATGGTAAACATTAATAGATTCAATAtcttcaaagaaaaattgttgttCATTGGATGCAAATCCACAGGTGGAAGATGAAACAGTTCTGCATAATATCCCTTACATGGGTGACGAAGTGTTAGACCAAGATGGGACGTTTATCGAAGAACTGATAAAGAACTATGACGGGAAAGTTCACGGAGATCGCGAAGGGGGTGTCATCGACGACGACATTTTCGTGGAACTAGTCACTGCCTTAGTCCCTTACTGCGAAGAAGATGAAAGATCTGAACCACCTAGCAGTTTAAAAGCTGACAAAGCAGAGAAACCGGACGAAGGTGCTCGGTGCGATGCCGTGACAGTGACCAAAGAGAAACCAGCTGGCACCTCCGGCTCCACATCAGCGAAAGATCTTCCTAATATCATCGTGTTTCAAGCAATTGCCTCCGTATTCCCTGACAAAGGAACACCCGAAGAATTACGAGAAAGGTCAGCCAGCAAGATAATAAATTAACTTTAACGATTTGATTGTGAACAACAGTGTGTTGAATACGTAGGTATATGGAATTGACGGAACGAGTTGACCCAGTTGCCCTCGGCAGTGAATGTACTGCAAATATTGACGGGCCGAAAGCTCCATCCGTTCAGAGGGAGCAAGCTATGCACTCATTCCACACATTGTTTTGTCGCCGATGCTTTAAATACGACTGTTTTCTTCATCGTAAGTTATTATCGACTCCTGTTGGAATGATCTCCTTCTTTAGATTGAACGTTTCTTACGTATTCTTTACTCAATTCCTTTTTCCGACGCTATCTCTTCTCTAAAGAAACTCAAGGAGCTGTGCCTCGTCGAGGTAATTTGCTGTTTGTTTCACATGCTTTCAAATTCGCCTATAATTTCGCATTGTAATAAAACGTGCGACTTACGATTCGTTTGTAATAGGTCTTCAGTCATATCACCCTGGGCCCAACAGTCAAAAGAGAAAGTGTAATGATCTCAAACTTCCTAAGCAGCCATGTGGACCACAGTGCTACATGTACCTGGTGAGATTCcttgaaattcaaaaacttGCTAGGAGCCATTAttaaagttcatttgttacAGGAAGGTCTACTGGAGAGATTGGCAGCACAAGCGGCAAAAGAAGGTGAAGAAGCAGATGGGCAGCCCCTTAAAATTCGGAAGACTGTTTCTCTGGATTCGGGTAATGAGGCTTCATCTGAGGATAGCAATGATAGTAGCGTCAAAGTTGAGAATGGCGGCGACGGAAATTCGTCGGGAGCTATCAAAGATGAGAAAGAAATAGAATGTAAATAAAGAGGTTTCTCCACTATTTTGGTTGGGGTAATAATTGTTCATCGTTTATTTGCTAGGTGCAATGGAAGTCGTCGTTGAGAGCCATAACCCACCAGAATCTGTTGCTCCCAAAGTTAGTAAGGCGAGTAACGCGTCGACACCGGCCACCTCAAACGAAAACTCGAATAGTTCTTCGAGTCTGGTACCTGAACGCAAGAACAGCCTTACTGATAAGGCAGGACCATCGAGGTAAAAACATTTGAACGGAAATACCACCCGAAACCACATACAATATTTCCACATTTTGATTCAGGGAGAGCAAGTCCAACGAATCCGGGACAAGCACACCTCTTGCTCAAGCGCCACCTGCTCACGAGTTAAATCCTCTAAAAGGCATTGACCCAGAGGTGCAAATCGTCTGGTCATCATCGGAACAAACTCTTTTCAGGGTGGTGCACCCAATTTTTCTCAACAATTATTGCGCTATTGCCCAGTCTATCCTTAGCAAGACTTGCCAACAGGTGGGTTTGCCGACTGTTCATAGTTATTTGGAGGCAGTAACACGTAAATGGTCTCTGCGTTTTTTTATGCTGCCAGGTGTATCGGTTTGCTCAACAAGAAGCCGCTGATTTACCAACTCTCGAAACAGAGAAAGAGGCTACCCCGCCacgtaaaaagaagaagaaattacGACTCTGGTCAGTCCACTGCCGAAAGATCCAGCTAAAGAAAGATGCCTCATCCAATCACGTTCACAACTTCACACCTTGCGATCATCCTGGGCAGCCTTGCGATGCTAGCTGCCCCTGTGTTAACGCGCAAAATTTTTGCGAGAAATTCTGCCAGTGCAGCTCAGATTGTAAGTTTGAGACAAATCTTTCGCCGTCCCAATTTAAggagtaaaaaaatttctttgatttttaaaaatatccaTTTTAGGTCAGAACAGGTTTCCTGGTTGCCGGTGCAAAGCCCAATGCAATACCAAGCAGTGCCCGTGTTTCCTGGCAGTTCGTGAATGCGACCCCGATTTGTGTGGAACTTGTGGTGCGGATCAGCACGACATTTCCAAAATTACCTGCAAGAATGTCAGCGTTCAACGTGGATTACGTAATTTTTCTGATGATGTTAGCTGCTATTCCATGATTAGTAACCAAGGTGttactttttatttctcttaGGTAAACATCTTCTCATGGCCCCATCGGATGTTGCCGGATGGGGTATATTCTTAAAAGAAACGGTACAAAAGAACGAATTTATTTCCGAATACTGCGGCGAGATTATCTCACAAGACGAGGCCGATCGACGAGGAAAAGTGTACGACAAATACATGTGCTCGTTTTTGTTCAACCTCAATAATGGTACGTTAAATGTCGTTCTTTATTCTCAGTTAAACTTGATCTTCAACGGTTTGTATTTTATGATTATAGACTTTGTGGTTGATGCTACAAGAAAGGGTAACAAGATCCGCTTCGCCAATCATTCGATTAACCCAAACTGTTACGCCAAAGTAATGA includes:
- the LOC116918493 gene encoding histone-lysine N-methyltransferase EZH2 isoform X3, which gives rise to MENLVTDTPGFAIPNEAPKYKISAEWKRRVRSEYMRIRQSRRYKRADEIRAAWADNRKNVNERVAANQKKWEVSKAFWSCSQEWPAHSQCMKKVKPDHGLGVNTDQKQVPVKIINAVAPVPTMYSWAGLQQNFMVEDETVLHNIPYMGDEVLDQDGTFIEELIKNYDGKVHGDREGGVIDDDIFVELVTALVPYCEEDERSEPPSSLKADKAEKPDEGARCDAVTVTKEKPAGTSGSTSAKDLPNIIVFQAIASVFPDKGTPEELRERYMELTERVDPVALGSECTANIDGPKAPSVQREQAMHSFHTLFCRRCFKYDCFLHQTQGAVPRRGLQSYHPGPNSQKRKCNDLKLPKQPCGPQCYMYLEGLLERLAAQAAKEGEEADGQPLKIRKTVSLDSGNEASSEDSNDSSVKVENGGDGNSSGAIKDEKEIECAMEVVVESHNPPESVAPKVSKASNASTPATSNENSNSSSSLVPERKNSLTDKAGPSRESKSNESGTSTPLAQAPPAHELNPLKGIDPEVQIVWSSSEQTLFRVVHPIFLNNYCAIAQSILSKTCQQVYRFAQQEAADLPTLETEKEATPPRKKKKKLRLWSVHCRKIQLKKDASSNHVHNFTPCDHPGQPCDASCPCVNAQNFCEKFCQCSSDCQNRFPGCRCKAQCNTKQCPCFLAVRECDPDLCGTCGADQHDISKITCKNVSVQRGLRKHLLMAPSDVAGWGIFLKETVQKNEFISEYCGEIISQDEADRRGKVYDKYMCSFLFNLNNDFVVDATRKGNKIRFANHSINPNCYAKVMMVNGDHRIGIFAKRFIHSGEELFFDYRYGPTEQLKFVGIEREAEFL
- the LOC116918493 gene encoding histone-lysine N-methyltransferase EZH2 isoform X1, with amino-acid sequence MAPREVKFTKNRIGGVTLFIDGFKYRINRRSGNTVYWRCFHRWCHANAVVENGKLKSSCGEHICQHQTLNGGALSRPGRHRQLPQQQQTPSAVTQQTAVQLQQRPTTSSSLPVQQLAKGPTVKMATRAAQGSATHTLTRNANKAKAAVRSQKPPTNNNMVIRRKSKATEEDIKSNASVQHSQQQPPASTDSPQSNSVPDSSPKQNEAPKYKISAEWKRRVRSEYMRIRQSRRYKRADEIRAAWADNRKNVNERVAANQKKWEVSKAFWSCSQEWPAHSQCMKKVKPDHGLGVNTDQKQVPVKIINAVAPVPTMYSWAGLQQNFMVEDETVLHNIPYMGDEVLDQDGTFIEELIKNYDGKVHGDREGGVIDDDIFVELVTALVPYCEEDERSEPPSSLKADKAEKPDEGARCDAVTVTKEKPAGTSGSTSAKDLPNIIVFQAIASVFPDKGTPEELRERYMELTERVDPVALGSECTANIDGPKAPSVQREQAMHSFHTLFCRRCFKYDCFLHQTQGAVPRRGLQSYHPGPNSQKRKCNDLKLPKQPCGPQCYMYLEGLLERLAAQAAKEGEEADGQPLKIRKTVSLDSGNEASSEDSNDSSVKVENGGDGNSSGAIKDEKEIECAMEVVVESHNPPESVAPKVSKASNASTPATSNENSNSSSSLVPERKNSLTDKAGPSRESKSNESGTSTPLAQAPPAHELNPLKGIDPEVQIVWSSSEQTLFRVVHPIFLNNYCAIAQSILSKTCQQVYRFAQQEAADLPTLETEKEATPPRKKKKKLRLWSVHCRKIQLKKDASSNHVHNFTPCDHPGQPCDASCPCVNAQNFCEKFCQCSSDCQNRFPGCRCKAQCNTKQCPCFLAVRECDPDLCGTCGADQHDISKITCKNVSVQRGLRKHLLMAPSDVAGWGIFLKETVQKNEFISEYCGEIISQDEADRRGKVYDKYMCSFLFNLNNDFVVDATRKGNKIRFANHSINPNCYAKVMMVNGDHRIGIFAKRFIHSGEELFFDYRYGPTEQLKFVGIEREAEFL
- the LOC116918493 gene encoding histone-lysine N-methyltransferase EZH2 isoform X2 gives rise to the protein MAPREVKFTKNRIGGVTLFIDGFKYRINRRSGNTVYWRCFHRWCHANAVVENGKLKSSCGEHICQHQTLNGGALSRPGRHRQLPQQQQTPSAVTQQTAVQLQQRPTTSSSLPVQQLAKGPTVKMATRAAQGSATHTLTRNANKAKAAVRSQKPPTNNNMVIRRKSKATEEDIKSNASVQHSQQQPPASTDSPQSNSVPDSSPKQNEAPKYKISAEWKRRVRSEYMRIRQSRRYKRADEIRAAWADNRKNVNERVAANQKKWEVSKAFWSCSQEWPAHSQCMKKVKPDHGLGVNTDQKQVPVKIINAVAPVPTMYSWAGLQQNFMVEDETVLHNIPYMGDEVLDQDGTFIEELIKNYDGKVHGDREGGVIDDDIFVELVTALVPYCEEDERSEPPSSLKADKAEKPDEGARCDAVTVTKEKPAGTSGSTSAKDLPNIIVFQAIASVFPDKGTPEELRERYMELTERVDPVALGSECTANIDGPKAPSVQREQAMHSFHTLFCRRCFKYDCFLHRLQSYHPGPNSQKRKCNDLKLPKQPCGPQCYMYLEGLLERLAAQAAKEGEEADGQPLKIRKTVSLDSGNEASSEDSNDSSVKVENGGDGNSSGAIKDEKEIECAMEVVVESHNPPESVAPKVSKASNASTPATSNENSNSSSSLVPERKNSLTDKAGPSRESKSNESGTSTPLAQAPPAHELNPLKGIDPEVQIVWSSSEQTLFRVVHPIFLNNYCAIAQSILSKTCQQVYRFAQQEAADLPTLETEKEATPPRKKKKKLRLWSVHCRKIQLKKDASSNHVHNFTPCDHPGQPCDASCPCVNAQNFCEKFCQCSSDCQNRFPGCRCKAQCNTKQCPCFLAVRECDPDLCGTCGADQHDISKITCKNVSVQRGLRKHLLMAPSDVAGWGIFLKETVQKNEFISEYCGEIISQDEADRRGKVYDKYMCSFLFNLNNDFVVDATRKGNKIRFANHSINPNCYAKVMMVNGDHRIGIFAKRFIHSGEELFFDYRYGPTEQLKFVGIEREAEFL